The Anas acuta chromosome 2, bAnaAcu1.1, whole genome shotgun sequence genome contains a region encoding:
- the GASK1A gene encoding Golgi-associated kinase 1A isoform X2, translated as MGLKHPPLLALGVLLALALLALTHLPPPPPGDQGRARSLRMAPAPISPSPPPRPRQDTATTLCGDKPSSRGTRRRPGDSRRLRELGPHSPSPCVERPCWRGSPQHGDRLRFGGMAPPWLSDDDIQKMKLLAQGQVVSKTRVPAHGQVLRVHLHAEGDPQPPSPGGDCRDGRCGLIKRPGDLYEVVAFHLDRVLGLNRSLPAVARRFSSPILPYSYTNGATRPIIWWAPDIQHLEDTNNDQNSCAMGWLQYQEMLRTHGRAPVVAGTPCKSIQHGEWGRLALFDFLLQVHDRLDRYCCGFEPDPSEPCVEEMLHEKCRNPAELLLVHILVRSSAPSQLVFIDNAGWPQQPEAKLNFRLLQGIDSFPEAAVAVLRSGCLGRRLLESLYVDRELWDSQGGAEGLRPLIRTLERRGQVLLRYLQQHNLTARGTPR; from the exons atggggctgaagcaccctcccctgctggccctgggggtcctgctggccctggccctgctggcgCTCACCCACCTGCCCCCGCCACCACCCGGGGACCAAGGCCGGGCCCGGTCCCTTCGCATGGCACCAGCACCCATATCACCGTCCCCACCCCCTCGGCCTCGGCAGGACACAGCCACCACCCTGTGTGGGGACAAGCCGTCCTCCCGGGGGACAAGGAGGCGTCCTGGGGACAGCCGGCGGCTGCGGGAGCTGGGCCCCCATTCCCCTTCGCCTTGTGTGGAGCGGCCATGTTGgcggggcagcccccagcatgGGGACAGGCTGCGTTTTGGTGGGATGGCCCCGCCGTGGCTCTCTGATGATGACATTCAGAAGATGAAGCTGCTGGCCCAGGGGCAGGTGGTCTCCAAAACCCGTGTGCCGGCCCATGGGCAGGTCCTGCGTGTCCACCTGCACGCCGaaggggacccccagccccccagtcCTGGGGGGGACTGCAGGGATGGGCGCTGCGGGCTCATCAAGCGCCCTGGGGACCTCTACGAGGTGGTGGCTTTCCACCTGGACAGGGTCTTGGGGCTGAACAGGAGCCTGCCCGCCGTGGCCCGCCGCTTctccagccccatcctgccctACAGCTACACCAACGGCGCTACGAGGCCCATCATCTGGTGGGCACCCGACATCCAGCACCTGGAGGACACCAACAACGACCAAAACTCCTGCGCCATGGGGTGGCTGCAGTACCAGGAGATGCTGCGGACTCACGGCAGGGCCCCGGTGGTGGCGGGGACGCCCTGCAAGAGCATCCAGCACGGCGAGTGGGGCCGCCTGGCGCTCTTCGACTTCCTCCTGCAG GTTCACGACCGCCTGGACCGATACTGCTGCGGGTTCGAGCCCGACCCCTCGGAGCCCTGTGTGGAGGAGATGCTCCACGAGAAGTGCCGAAACCCAGCCGAGCTGCTCCTGGTGCACATCCTG GTCCGGAGCAGCGCCCCATCCCAGCTCGTGTTCATCGACAACGCCGGCTGGCCACAGCAGCCGGAGGCAAAGCTCAACTTCAGGCTCCTGCAGGGCATAGACAG CTTCCCGGAGGCGGCCGTGGCCGTGCTGAGGTCGGGCTGCTTGGGCCGCCGGCTGCTGGAGTCGCTGTACGTGGACCGGGAGCTGTGGGACAGCCAGGGAGGCGCCGAGGGGCTGAGACCTCTGATACGGACCCTGGAGAGAAGGGGGCAGGTCCTGCTGCGGTACCTCCAGCAGCACAACCTGACGGCGAGGGGCACGCCACGCTGA
- the RPL14 gene encoding large ribosomal subunit protein eL14, translated as MVFKRFVEIGRVAFVAFGPHAGKLVAIVDVIDQNRALVDGPCSGVRRQAMPFKCMQLTDFVIKFPHSARQKCVRRAWEKENINEKWAATRWAKKIEAREKKAKMTDFDRYKVMKAKKMRNRIIKHEIRKLQMKTSKKPKKTVKKEK; from the exons ATG GTGTTCAAGCGCTTTGTGGAGATCGGGCGCGTCGCCTTCGTCGCCTTCGGGCCGCACGCCGGCAAGCTGGTGGCCATCGTGGATGTCATCGACCAGAAtagg GCCTTGGTCGATGGCCCCTGCAGTGGTGTCAGGAGGCAGGCCATGCCCTTCAAGTGCATGCAGCTGACTGACTTTGTGATCAAGTTCCCGCACAG TGCTCGTCAGAAGTGTGTGCGACGTGcctgggagaaggaaaatataaatgagaaatGGGCAGCAACAAGATGGGCAAAGAAGATTGAAGCCagggaaaag aaagcCAAAATGACCGACTTCGATCGTTACAAGGttatgaaagcaaagaaaatg AGAAACAGGATCATTAAGCATGAAATCAGGAAGCTCCAGATGAAGACTTCTAAAAAACCCAAGAAGAcagtgaagaaagagaaataa
- the GASK1A gene encoding Golgi-associated kinase 1A isoform X1 has protein sequence MAQRPWRRMGLKHPPLLALGVLLALALLALTHLPPPPPGDQGRARSLRMAPAPISPSPPPRPRQDTATTLCGDKPSSRGTRRRPGDSRRLRELGPHSPSPCVERPCWRGSPQHGDRLRFGGMAPPWLSDDDIQKMKLLAQGQVVSKTRVPAHGQVLRVHLHAEGDPQPPSPGGDCRDGRCGLIKRPGDLYEVVAFHLDRVLGLNRSLPAVARRFSSPILPYSYTNGATRPIIWWAPDIQHLEDTNNDQNSCAMGWLQYQEMLRTHGRAPVVAGTPCKSIQHGEWGRLALFDFLLQVHDRLDRYCCGFEPDPSEPCVEEMLHEKCRNPAELLLVHILVRSSAPSQLVFIDNAGWPQQPEAKLNFRLLQGIDSFPEAAVAVLRSGCLGRRLLESLYVDRELWDSQGGAEGLRPLIRTLERRGQVLLRYLQQHNLTARGTPR, from the exons atG GCCCAGCGACCGTGGCGaaggatggggctgaagcaccctcccctgctggccctgggggtcctgctggccctggccctgctggcgCTCACCCACCTGCCCCCGCCACCACCCGGGGACCAAGGCCGGGCCCGGTCCCTTCGCATGGCACCAGCACCCATATCACCGTCCCCACCCCCTCGGCCTCGGCAGGACACAGCCACCACCCTGTGTGGGGACAAGCCGTCCTCCCGGGGGACAAGGAGGCGTCCTGGGGACAGCCGGCGGCTGCGGGAGCTGGGCCCCCATTCCCCTTCGCCTTGTGTGGAGCGGCCATGTTGgcggggcagcccccagcatgGGGACAGGCTGCGTTTTGGTGGGATGGCCCCGCCGTGGCTCTCTGATGATGACATTCAGAAGATGAAGCTGCTGGCCCAGGGGCAGGTGGTCTCCAAAACCCGTGTGCCGGCCCATGGGCAGGTCCTGCGTGTCCACCTGCACGCCGaaggggacccccagccccccagtcCTGGGGGGGACTGCAGGGATGGGCGCTGCGGGCTCATCAAGCGCCCTGGGGACCTCTACGAGGTGGTGGCTTTCCACCTGGACAGGGTCTTGGGGCTGAACAGGAGCCTGCCCGCCGTGGCCCGCCGCTTctccagccccatcctgccctACAGCTACACCAACGGCGCTACGAGGCCCATCATCTGGTGGGCACCCGACATCCAGCACCTGGAGGACACCAACAACGACCAAAACTCCTGCGCCATGGGGTGGCTGCAGTACCAGGAGATGCTGCGGACTCACGGCAGGGCCCCGGTGGTGGCGGGGACGCCCTGCAAGAGCATCCAGCACGGCGAGTGGGGCCGCCTGGCGCTCTTCGACTTCCTCCTGCAG GTTCACGACCGCCTGGACCGATACTGCTGCGGGTTCGAGCCCGACCCCTCGGAGCCCTGTGTGGAGGAGATGCTCCACGAGAAGTGCCGAAACCCAGCCGAGCTGCTCCTGGTGCACATCCTG GTCCGGAGCAGCGCCCCATCCCAGCTCGTGTTCATCGACAACGCCGGCTGGCCACAGCAGCCGGAGGCAAAGCTCAACTTCAGGCTCCTGCAGGGCATAGACAG CTTCCCGGAGGCGGCCGTGGCCGTGCTGAGGTCGGGCTGCTTGGGCCGCCGGCTGCTGGAGTCGCTGTACGTGGACCGGGAGCTGTGGGACAGCCAGGGAGGCGCCGAGGGGCTGAGACCTCTGATACGGACCCTGGAGAGAAGGGGGCAGGTCCTGCTGCGGTACCTCCAGCAGCACAACCTGACGGCGAGGGGCACGCCACGCTGA